In Streptomyces sp. 71268, the DNA window GCCCGGGCGGACCGGGTCGCGGTCGGCGGGCTGGTCGAGCTTCCAGCGGTCGAAGCGCCGGAAGAGTTCGGGCGAGCACTGGAAGCCGCCGAGTTCGGCCCTGGTGTCGTGGAGCGCGATGATGCCCTGCACGCGCTGCGGCAGCACGCTGCGGGTGGAGTCGACGTCCCAGTGCAGCTCGATGTCGAAGCCCTCGTCGGTGGGCTCGATCAGGGAGCGGGAGCGGTTGCCCCGGTTGGGCGGGTTGAGGTTGAGCCGGTCGAGGGTGACCCACAGCTCCTCGCAGTCCCACACGTCCACGAACGCGTCGTAGACCCGCTGGCTCTGCCGGCTGTCCCAGATGAGCTGGTGGTGGTACGCCTCGACGAAGCCGTAGATGTACAGGTCGCGTTCGAGGTCGGTACGGAAGGTGCGCTCGGTGTACCAGGTGTCGGGGCGGCCGGGGTCGAGCCCCTGGAACTCCCAGGCGAAGTCGAGCAGCTTGTTCGCGGCGGCGGCCGGGATGGCCTCCTTGACCACGACGTAGCCGTACGTCTGCCAGAAGGCGAGGTCCTCCTTGGACAGCACGCGCAGTGGCAGCGTCTTGTCGATGTCCTTGAGCGGGGTCTGCGCGAGGTAGGTGTCGCCGTCCGCGCTGAAGTAGGGCCGGTCCGATGCGGCGCGGTACAGGTATCCGTCGGGCGTGGGCATGCGGGTCTCCTGGGCGTGGTGGTGCGGGGAGGGCCTGCCGTGCCCTCGGGTTCGGGGCCCGGTGGCGGCGCGGGTCGGGCGGGAACGTCGTTGTTCACCGCACTGGCGCCCGCGTCGACGCGTCGCCCGCCGTGTCGCGGCGCGGTCGGCGGGGCCGGTCCTCCCGGGTGTGTGCCCCGTCCCCTCTCGCCCGGTGGGCGCGGGGTGGGGCGGGTGGTCGCGGGGTGCGCGGGGGCGATCAGCACGACGGGGCGCGGTGCGGGACCGTCCTCGGCGGCTGCCGTGTCGCGCGCGGGTTCATCGGGAGCGGTGGCGGAACGAGAGGGAAGAGGGCCATCGCGCGCGGCTCGTGGCGGCGGAGTGCGGCGGGTGGGTCATGGGCCGCCATCCGGCGTCGCGGGGGCCGCGGTGAACTCGCGGGAGGTGGGGATTCGGCAGTGGTCAGGGCGCCGGGTGCGGGCCGCGTGCACCGGTCGTGGAGGTGGTGGTTCGCCGTGGCGCCAGAGCCGGGTCTCCTTACCTCGTCGTACGGCGTCCGAACCTGGGCCGTGGCGTGGCCCGGGGTGGACGTGGTGGTTCCGGTCGGCCGGCTCAGGGAGGGGGCGTGGGGCCAGATCGGCTCGCCCACCGTGCCGAACGCGCTTTCCCCCAAGATGGACTAGACCAACTTTGGGTGTCAACCCCCATCTCACGCACCCCATCTGACGACACGACAGGTCCGCCGTCACGGTCGTCACAACCGTCACGCGGCCGGGTACGCGGCATGCCGAACGGGTCGCCTCAGGGGCGGAGCTGAGCGGGCAGGATCGGGCCACACGCGGGCACCGGGCGACGCGTGGGCAGGGCCGAGCGACACGCGGGCAGGTCGCGGGCGCGCGTGGGCGGTGTAGGGGAAGCGGCCCCCGGGTGGGCGCCGGCGGGAGACGCGAGGCAGCGAGGCGTACGGGGTGCTGGAGGCGCACCAGGCGTACGAGGCGTACGAGACGCACGAGTTGTACGAGGCATCGCCGCGCGCGGCCGGGCGCGGGGGTGTGGAGGTGCGGGGCGGCCTCTCGGGGAGGTCGCCCCGCGCGGCTCAGGCGGCGCCGGTGAGCACCTCGGCCACCGCGATCCCGGAGACCCGGGTGGCGCCGAAGGTGGTGAGGTGGACGGCGCCGAGCGGGGCGTCCACGGGCACGCCCATCTCGACCACCAGGGCGTCCGGGCGCCGGCTGACCAGGCCGGCCAGGGCCTGCGACATCCAGCGGTGACGGGCGGCGTCGCGGACGACGATGACCAGCTCGCGGCCGTTGGCCGGGGCCAGTACGGCGCGGTCCAGGAGGTCGCCGGCGTCGGACAGTTCGGCCTCGGTGAGCCGTACCGACGTGGTCTCCGGGCGCAGGGCGCGCAGCGGGTCGGCCACGCCCCAGGGGGTGCGGCCGTCTATGGCCAGGTTCATGGTCGGCGACAGCTCGACCACGTGCGGGGCGCCGGCCAGCGGGAGTTCGGCGCCGGTGCCGGGGCGGCGGCTGACGCGCACCGCGCGCCGGGCGGCGACCAGGCCGATGTCGGACTCGTCGGTCGCGGTGTCGGCCTGCCGGGCGAGGTCGGCCGACCAGGCGGCGAACTTCTGCACCCGGTCGGCGGCGTCGGCCAGCCGCTCCTCGGACAGCGTGCCGTCCACCACGGCGTCCACCAGCGCCTGGGCGAGGTCCACGGTGGTGGACTCCTCGGCGCTCTCGCCACCCACGCACACGGCGTCCGCGCCGGCGGCGACCGCCTTGACGGTGGCGCCCGCGATGCCGTACTTGGCGGAGACCGCGCCCATCTCGATGCCGTCGGTCACCACCAGGCCGGTGAAGCCGAGTTGGTCGCGCAGCACGCCGTTGATGATGGTCGGGCTCAGCGTCGCGGGCAGCTCGGGGTCGTAGGCCGGGATGAGCATGTGCGCGGTCATCATGGTGCGCACGCCGGCCTCCATGGCCGCGGTGAACGGCGGCAGCGCGACGCGCGTGATGGTCTCCGCGTCGGCGGTGAAGATCGGCAGGCCGTGGTGCGAGTCGACGTTGGTGTCGCCGTGGCCGGGGAAGTGCTTGGCGCAGGCGGCCACGCCCGCGCTCTGCAGGCCGCGCACCCAGGCGGCGGTGTGCCGGGCGACGAGGTCGGTCTCGGCGCCGAAGGAGCGCACGCCGATGACGGGGTTCATCGGGTTGGAGTTGACGTCGGCGCTCGGCGCGTAGTCGAGGGAGACGCCGATGGCGCGCAGCGCGCGGCCGATGTCGCGGGCCACCTGCTCGGTGAGGTCGGGGTCGTCGATGGCGCCGAGCGCGAGGTTGCCGGGCCAGGAGGCGCCGGTGCGCACGTCGAGCCGGGTGACGTCGCCGGCCTCCTCGTCGATGGCGACGATGAGTTCGGGGTTCTCCTCGCGCAGCGCCGAGGTCAGCGCGGCGACCTGCTCGGGGGTCTCGATGTTGCGCCCGAACAGCACGACGGAGCCGAGCCCGTCGGCGATGCGGCGGCGCACCCAGTCAGGAGCGGTGGTGCCGACGAAGCCCGGTTGAAGGACGGAGTTGGCCAACCTGATGAGTTCCGGGTGGCTGCCACGTGCCATGAGGGGACCTCCGAGGTGCGGGTGTGGGCCGACGGATCGGACGGCCGGGCGACTTGGAGCAGACCAGCCGGATATTGGCCTGTACCAATCCGGGATGTCAAGGAACGGGTGTGCCGGGGTTTGCCGGGAAATGGGAGGTCAGCGAGGGGGTTGACGTCCCGAGGTGCCTGCGGGGCGCGGTGGGCCATCCACCGAGCATGCCCCGGAGTGCCACCGGCGCGCTGGTGGCTGGCAGGAGCCGCCCACGGGGTGGGGCGCGAGGGGCCCCGTGGGCATGGGCGTGCGCAACCCGTGGAGAGCCGTCTGGCGGTGCCGCGTCCGCGCGGACGCGGGTCGGGCCGGCCACGGGACGCGTACGCCCCAACCCCGTCCCCCGACGGGGGCCGGGCGCGTACGCGTGGCCGGAGATCGGGGCAGTGGCGCCGGCCGCGCGGGCAGTGGCGCCGGCCGTGCGGGCAGTGGCGCCGGCCGTCCGGGGCAGTGGCACCGACCGCGCGGGCAGCGGCACCGGCCGTCCGGGGCAGCGGCACCGACCGCGCGGGCAGCGGCGCCGGCCGCGCGGGGCAGGGCAAACGCGCGCGGGGATCGGGCTCGGGGCGGCGGGGGTCCACCGACTGGTGGACCCCAGGTTCAACCGGTCGCCGCTGTCGCCGCCAACACCCCGCCGACCAGCATGAACACCATGAAGAATCTTCCAGTTCGGATGGCTCGGTGGAGCGCCGGGCACCCCTGGCGCGCGATGGTCGGCTGGTTCGTGTTCGTCGTGCTGTGCCTGGGGACGGGCATCGCCGTCGGCGGCAACCCGGCCACCGCCGCGGACTACCGCATCGGCGAGGCCGGCCGGGCCGAGGCGATAGCCGAGGACGGGGGGCTGCAACAGCGGCCCGTGGAGCGCGTACTGATCACCGCGGCCCCCGGCACCGGGCGGCTCGACCGGGCCTCGGCCGACGCGGCGGCCCGCGAGGTCGCCGAGCGGATGCGCGAGTTGCCCGAGGTGCGCGCGGTGGCCGCGCCGGTGCGCTCGGCGGACGGCTCGGCGGTGCGCGTGGACGTGACGATGTTCGGCGACGAGCGGGAGGGCAAGGAGCACGTCGACCCGCTGCTCGCGCAGACCGCCGCCGTACAGAAGGCCCACCCCGAACTCCGCGTCGAGGAGACCGGCTCGCCTTCGATCGGCAAGGGCACGGACCAGCAACGCGGCGACGACCTGGCCCGTACCGAGATCATCGCGCTGCCGGTCACCCTGA includes these proteins:
- a CDS encoding phytanoyl-CoA dioxygenase family protein, with amino-acid sequence MPTPDGYLYRAASDRPYFSADGDTYLAQTPLKDIDKTLPLRVLSKEDLAFWQTYGYVVVKEAIPAAAANKLLDFAWEFQGLDPGRPDTWYTERTFRTDLERDLYIYGFVEAYHHQLIWDSRQSQRVYDAFVDVWDCEELWVTLDRLNLNPPNRGNRSRSLIEPTDEGFDIELHWDVDSTRSVLPQRVQGIIALHDTRAELGGFQCSPELFRRFDRWKLDQPADRDPVRPGVDRSEFPVVRPELGAGDLLIWNGMLAHGVAPNTSERGVRSVQYLSMMPALEEHQELRTSRVDSWRDLSTPTWNKTLVGDATRHESLRYPTADLTDLGERLLGLTSWNGTATER
- a CDS encoding glycoside hydrolase family 3 protein — protein: MARGSHPELIRLANSVLQPGFVGTTAPDWVRRRIADGLGSVVLFGRNIETPEQVAALTSALREENPELIVAIDEEAGDVTRLDVRTGASWPGNLALGAIDDPDLTEQVARDIGRALRAIGVSLDYAPSADVNSNPMNPVIGVRSFGAETDLVARHTAAWVRGLQSAGVAACAKHFPGHGDTNVDSHHGLPIFTADAETITRVALPPFTAAMEAGVRTMMTAHMLIPAYDPELPATLSPTIINGVLRDQLGFTGLVVTDGIEMGAVSAKYGIAGATVKAVAAGADAVCVGGESAEESTTVDLAQALVDAVVDGTLSEERLADAADRVQKFAAWSADLARQADTATDESDIGLVAARRAVRVSRRPGTGAELPLAGAPHVVELSPTMNLAIDGRTPWGVADPLRALRPETTSVRLTEAELSDAGDLLDRAVLAPANGRELVIVVRDAARHRWMSQALAGLVSRRPDALVVEMGVPVDAPLGAVHLTTFGATRVSGIAVAEVLTGAA